Within the Maledivibacter sp. genome, the region TTTAAGAGTAAAGCAGGAGATGGGGGTAAGCTCTTTGGATCAATAACCACTAAGGATATAGCTGCTAAATTAAAAAAGGATCATAAAATAAATATTGATAAGAGAAAAATGGTTTTAGATGGACATATAAAGGAGCTAGGAGCCATATATGTGGAAGTAAAGGTTTATCCGGAAATAAGTGCAAAGATGAAGATTGAAGTTACAGCTGAATAAAAAAGTAAAAATTACATGATAATTCGATAATATTGTAAAAATTACATAGAAATAGACCTAATGAATTAAATCAATTCATTAGGTCTATTTCTATTGTATTGATTTTAAAGGAATTTAGAAACTTATGGACTTTTAAGGATTTTGGTACAATTCTTGCTACTTATTTTAAGTAATAGATATCATAAAGAATTATAGGGATTTTATATAATTATGTTTGGAGGGAAAGGATGGTGGATCTAATCTTATTTAAAACTGAAAATTATCGATTAGTAGTCAAACAATCGGATATATTGTTGGTCTTAAGCAAAAAGGAAAAGTTTTCAAATGACCAACAAAAAATAAAAACTTTTAATGAGATACGGGATATTCGACCTATAAATAGGGAATATTCAAATGCCACACAATTTATATACTTTGATGGAGATCAGCAATTAGAATGCTTGGGTGTTTCTGATATCCAATATTTTGAAGACTTCAATGAAGATGATATAGTTCATTTTCCAGAAAATGAAAGTCGTGATGGTATCATAGGGTTCATAAATACAGGAAAAGACATAGTACCCATTATAGATATTTTAAGCTTCTCATTTCGATGGATAAACAAATCAAAGGGCTATAACTATGGGTCAGTGGAATCTTCTTTAATAAGGGAATAATATTATTACTAATTCTATCTAATGGATATCTAATAGGTTTTTATAGGAGGAGAGCATAATATGAGATTAAAATTACAGGGTAAATTGCTTTTTATAATTATAGCATTACAATTAATATTTGGTGTAGTAACAATAGTGGCGGCAAAGAATGAAATAACAAATGCTGCAATTTATGAACTTAATAAAAAGCTCGATGGAGATTTAAATCTAGGCTATAGCTTGCTTGATAATAAATATCCAGGAGATTGGATGATAAAGGATGAAAAGCTTTATAAGGGCGATATATTAATTGGAGATGGAACACTAGAAAATGGAAATTTTGAAATCGTAGACGAAGTATTAGAAAAAACTAATTCAGTTGCAACAATATTTATGAAGAATGAAAATGTCAAATTAGAAAATAAAGATGGATATACGGAGGCTCCCTATGTAAGGGTATCGACAAATGTAAAAAAATCCGATGGTAGCAGGGCCGTGGGGACAAATCTTTCTGAAAAGGTTGCAAATAACATTGAACAAGGAGAACATTATACAGGGGAAGCAAATGTGGCAGACAAAATATATGAAACCAAATATAAACCTATTAAGAATAAAAAGGGAGAAGTTCTTGGTATATGGTTCGTTGGGGTAGAGAAAGATGACATTGACCAAGGAGTAGGTAAAATGATCTTTCGTTTTGCCATCATTAGTATGGTCTTTATCCTCATAGGTACCATTATTTCTACAGCATTTATTAGAAATATGGTAAAGAAGATAAAAAATATAGTATCTACAATGGCAGAGGTGGAGAAAAAGAATCTAAATGCTTATTGTGAGGTGAAATCAAATGATGAGATAGGTGATATTGCATTAAGCTTAAATAATCTCACAAAAACATTTAGAAACTTAATACAAACCTTTAGCAATTCATCTAGAACGGTAACCGAAACTTCGGGTTTGCTATCGGATATTACTGGTCAGACAGTGACCGCCATAGATGAAGTGGCAAGGGCAATAGAAGAAATCGCTAAGGGCGCTGGAGAACAGGCGAGGGATATGGAGGATAGCACCTATAAAATAAGTGGGTTAGCAAGTGAGATAGAGACTGTGGCAAAGTCGGCTAAACAAATGAATGATATATCCGATGAAGCAAATGAAATTAGTAATAGTGGAATAAAAATAGTGGAGACCTTAACACAGAAATCAAAGGAAACTAATGATGCTACAATGAAGGTAAGTGGTAGTATATTAGAGGTAGATGCAAAGGCTCAAGAAATAGAGAGTATTATAGGAACTATCGGTCAAATAGCTCAGCAAACAAATCTGCTTGCCCTAAATGCATCTATTGAAGCAGCTAGAGCCGGTGAATATGGTAGAGGATTCTCTGTTGTTGCAGAGGAAATTGGGAGCCTTGCTAAGCAATCGGAGCAGTCTGTAAATGATATCAATAATATTATAGAAGGAATACAAACACAGTCTAAAACTGCTGTAGATACAATGACCGAGGCAAAGGATATCGTAGAAGAGAATAATAAAATAGTCGATGAAGTTGGAGCAATGTTTAATAATATAATTCATTCTGTAAAAAGACTAACTGAAAAAATTAGTGAAATAGAAAAATATAGTGAAAGCATGAACTATAGTAAGGATGAAATCGTGGGTATAATAGAAAATTTATCGGCTATATCTGAGGAAACTTCAGCCTCTACCCAAGAAATTTCAGCATCCACAGAAGAACAGGTGGCTTCTATACAAGAGATCGCATCATCAAGCCACAATTTAGCAGAAATGGTTAAGGGACTAGAAAGGGAAATAAATCAATTTAAGTTGTAATATTTACTTACAAAAAATAAACCAGTCATCCCACCGGTTCTTTGGATTATTTTCTAAAGCCAGTACAAATTAGTACTGGCTTTTTTGTGAGTCTAAAATTATAAATAGAAAAAATGGGTAATTATCATTAGTTACTATAACAAAGTATTAATATATTGTATAATTATAATAGATTAAACATGTCGAATAATGACACTTATTGTAGTGCTATATATTAGGCTGAAAGAGATTGATATAGGTAACCACCTTTAAATTTTATTTAATTCTATTGTTGGTGACCTTTGAATGATAGTGTTGATAATTGGATAAGGGGGGACATAAGTGAAAAAAGTATTCATTGTAGACGATCATAAAGAAATCACAGATTTGTTACAAAAAGTGCTTTGTAAAGAAAATCTTGAAGCCGTAGGATTTTATAGTGCCGAATCGGTTATACAAGCATTGAAGGAAGACTGTCCGGAAATAGTTCTTTTAGATATTCAGATGCCCGATATGGATGGAGTTGAAGTTCTAAAAATAATAAATGAAAATTATAGTGAAGTTAAGGTCATAATAATGACCGCTTATGCGGAGAAATATAAATCTAAGTTTTTTTTAGAAAATGGTGCCGTAGATTTTATATCAAAGCCCTTTAAACTTAAGGATATAAGAAAAGTAATATGGAATGTTTTACAAAAAGATAATGGATTCAATAAAAGACTTCAGCAGGAAAAAGGCAAAATCATAGGTAAAAGTCCGAAGATAAGAAGCTGTATAGATAAGGCCTTAAAATTTTCTAATAGTGATGCACCTATATTGATTTATGGAGAAAGTGGTACGGGAAAAGAGTTAATAGTAGATTCTATACATTATAACTCCATTAGAAAACATAGTAACCTTGTCAAAATTAATTGTGCAGCTATCCCCGGTGATCTATTGGAAAGTGAGCTTTTTGGCTATGAAAAAGGAGCCTTTACCGGTGCTACCAACACAAAGAAAGGTAAAATTGAAGAAGCAAATGAAGGGACTTTATTCTTAGATGAAGTAAGTGAAATGGATGAAAAATTACAAACCAAATTGCTAAGGGTTCTTGAATACAAAACCTTTGAACGTTTGGGGGGAAATAAACAATCGTTTTCTGATTTTAGACTTATATGTGCCACTAATAGGGACATAATGGAAGCTGTGAATAAGGGCGGCTTTCGTAGGGACTTGTTTTATAGGATAAATACATTCAATATAGACTTGCCTTCCTTAAGGGAGAGAAAAGAAGATATACCTTTACTTGTAAATTATTTCATAGATATATTTAGACGAGACTATGTCACCTGTGTGAAAACCATAGATAAAGAAGCCATAGAAGCACTAAAAAAACATGATTGGCCTGGAAATATAAGAGAATTAAAAAATGTGATGCAAAGGATTATATCAATAGTAAATAAAGAAAATATTACCAAAGAGGATATCGACGCTTATTTATTATTAGCAGAAGACAAGAATAACAGCCCACAAAATATTGACAGCAGCGCCATGATCAGTTTAGAACAATTGGAAAAGCAGCATATAACAAAGGTTTTGAAAGGGGTTAGCGGTAATAAGGACGAGGCCATAGGAATTTTAGAAATAAGTAAGAAAACACTATATAATAAAATCCGAAAATATAATATCAAGATATAAAAATACATAAGGCTTTAGTATAAAAACTTTATAGAGGTGAAATTCCATGTTTCATACATTTTTTGATAATATGATCCTACTTATTGGGGCTTTTTTTATAAGCATTAAATTAGTGAACCGTGTTGATAAAAAAACAAGTGGTTATAGACCTAATATTTGGGCATCTTCTATTCATGCCAGTCTAATATCGGTTTTAATTATGCTCAATTCATATATGCACAAGGGAATGGTTTTTGATATAAGGGGTATACCGGTTTTCCTTGTTTCATATTTATATGGGTGGAAGGCTGGACTTATATCCTGTATTTTGCCTACAATATTTCGCTATTATATAGGAGGTTCAACAATTTGGCAAGGTATAGCTATGGGTATAATAATTCCTGGTATGGTTGGGTTCATATTTTATAAACCTAACAAGAATAATGAGAAATATAGATTGTTCAGTATAAAGAGGATACTTATAGCTTACTTAATATACTGTATAATTCGATTTTTCTTAATGCCATTTATTATACCCGTTTCCTATTCCCTATGGTTAATGCTAAATATAAATATGACAATTGTATCTTTGATTTCATTACTTTGTATTGTGCTGATCATAAATGATTCCAATAAAAATATGCTATTAGGAATAGAGATGGATGAAAAGCAAAAAAAGATTGAGAAACTCAATAGTGAACTTTTTAATTCAAATAATACATTGATATCTCTTTTGGATGTTATGCCCGTGGGGATAATAGTTTGTGATATAAAGGGTAATATTATTTTGACAAATAAAACGTCTACCAATATACTAGGTAAAAATGCAAATAGATTGGGTGGAAGGCTTGCCAATTCCCAGGAAAGGGCATATTTTCTTCACGAGCTAGATGGCACTGAGATTCCTTTAAAGGAATTGCCATATTGGGAGACTATTGAGAAGGGAAGGGTTATAAAGGATATAGAGATGCTTTTGCGAAGGAAAGATAAAAAAGAAAGAATTATCATAGTATCTAGTACTCCTATACATGATGAGAATAATAAAATAACCAATGGGGTAATAGTACTAAACGATATAACCCATCTTAAGATTATTGAAGACACCCTCCGTGATGGTCGGAAAATAAGTGAAGCATTTTTAAATGGGATAACGGAAGTACTGATATTGGTAGATAGAAAAGGAACTATTTTGGAACTGAATGAAACCTGTGCATCAGCGTTTAAATTAAAGATTGAAGAAGCTAAAGGCTTAAATATCTTTGACCTTTTATTACCAGAGCTAAAACAAAAAATGAAAAATTGTATTAATAATTTCATTGAAGGGGGAAAAAAAGTATCCTTTGAAGAAAAACTTAAGGAAAAATATTTTAATATAGTATTATATCCTATACTTGACAACCATCAGCAGATGAAAAAATTTGTTGTATTTGCTAAGGATGTTACCAAGATTAAGGAAGCGGATAAAATAAGAAACCGATTTATAAAAGAACTGGCTAATGAGCAGCAAAAGCTGGAGGACAAAAATCATAAGCTGACCTTGTTATCTAAACAGCATATGGCAACCTTGGAGGTCTTATATAAAAAAAATGAGGAATTAAAGGTAGCTAATAGATCAAAAAATAGCTTTATAGCCAATGTAAGTCATGAACTGAAAACTCCCCTTAATATTACAATGACTTATCTTGAATATTTATTGGAGGAACAGGATGAAGAGCTAAGTGAAGAACAAAAAGAAATGCTCAAGGTAGCCTATAATAATGCAGATAGACTTCAGTATTTAATTAATGACTTACTTGATATTTCCTTAATTGAAGCACAGAAAATCAACTTTGATTTTAAGGAAATTAATTTAACCACTTTTTTAAATACATTGATAACAGATAGAAATCTTACTATAAAAGGCAAAAACATTAATATAAAGTTTTCTATTCCTCAAAAAGATATTTTTATTATAACTGATATGTTTAGACTTAGACAAGTAGTTGACAATATCTTAGATAATGCAATAAAATTCTCCTGTGAAGGAGATATTGAGGTATCACTTAAAGAAAAAACAAATAATATTGATATATATGTAAAGGATAATGGAATTGGCATAGATCAGGATAAAATGGATAGTATATTTAAACCATTTTATCAAGTTGATGATTCTTCTAAAAAGAAATATAAAGGAGTTGGATTAGGACTGTATATTTCACAAAAGATTATAAATGCTTTAGGCGGCGAAATATCAGTGGAAAATAATTCTGAACAGGGATGTTGTTTTAAAGTAAGTCTTCCAATTATAGAGAGTCTAGGGTGAATTAAAGTTTTGACTGAAATATCTCTATAGGGTTTTCATAGTATAACTTAAAGTCTATACTGAAATCCCTATAATTGCTACAACAATTAATAAACCCTATAGCGAAATTTGTAAAAATTACTCGAAGAATGTAATAATTACATTAAAATATTCCCCTTGATATGTTAATTAATATCCGGGGGATATTTTTTTATTGAAATTAACCAGTATATAGGAAGAACATAAAAAAATATTTGATGGCATGAAACTTGCACTTATATATTAAACTATGAAAATTTAGGGAGGAGACCATTATGAAGTTAAGAAGTAAAATACTAATTCCCATTATACTAATTATTATAACATCAATATTAATTTTGGTTGTGGTCAGTTATACAAATATTAGAAAGGATTTAGTATTAGGCATGGTAGAATCACAGCTTTACAGCGAATTGTCTACAGTAACAAATACTGTAAAGGCTAGGGAAAACATGATGGATA harbors:
- a CDS encoding methyl-accepting chemotaxis protein, yielding MRLKLQGKLLFIIIALQLIFGVVTIVAAKNEITNAAIYELNKKLDGDLNLGYSLLDNKYPGDWMIKDEKLYKGDILIGDGTLENGNFEIVDEVLEKTNSVATIFMKNENVKLENKDGYTEAPYVRVSTNVKKSDGSRAVGTNLSEKVANNIEQGEHYTGEANVADKIYETKYKPIKNKKGEVLGIWFVGVEKDDIDQGVGKMIFRFAIISMVFILIGTIISTAFIRNMVKKIKNIVSTMAEVEKKNLNAYCEVKSNDEIGDIALSLNNLTKTFRNLIQTFSNSSRTVTETSGLLSDITGQTVTAIDEVARAIEEIAKGAGEQARDMEDSTYKISGLASEIETVAKSAKQMNDISDEANEISNSGIKIVETLTQKSKETNDATMKVSGSILEVDAKAQEIESIIGTIGQIAQQTNLLALNASIEAARAGEYGRGFSVVAEEIGSLAKQSEQSVNDINNIIEGIQTQSKTAVDTMTEAKDIVEENNKIVDEVGAMFNNIIHSVKRLTEKISEIEKYSESMNYSKDEIVGIIENLSAISEETSASTQEISASTEEQVASIQEIASSSHNLAEMVKGLEREINQFKL
- a CDS encoding sigma-54 dependent transcriptional regulator encodes the protein MKKVFIVDDHKEITDLLQKVLCKENLEAVGFYSAESVIQALKEDCPEIVLLDIQMPDMDGVEVLKIINENYSEVKVIIMTAYAEKYKSKFFLENGAVDFISKPFKLKDIRKVIWNVLQKDNGFNKRLQQEKGKIIGKSPKIRSCIDKALKFSNSDAPILIYGESGTGKELIVDSIHYNSIRKHSNLVKINCAAIPGDLLESELFGYEKGAFTGATNTKKGKIEEANEGTLFLDEVSEMDEKLQTKLLRVLEYKTFERLGGNKQSFSDFRLICATNRDIMEAVNKGGFRRDLFYRINTFNIDLPSLRERKEDIPLLVNYFIDIFRRDYVTCVKTIDKEAIEALKKHDWPGNIRELKNVMQRIISIVNKENITKEDIDAYLLLAEDKNNSPQNIDSSAMISLEQLEKQHITKVLKGVSGNKDEAIGILEISKKTLYNKIRKYNIKI
- a CDS encoding ATP-binding protein, translating into MFHTFFDNMILLIGAFFISIKLVNRVDKKTSGYRPNIWASSIHASLISVLIMLNSYMHKGMVFDIRGIPVFLVSYLYGWKAGLISCILPTIFRYYIGGSTIWQGIAMGIIIPGMVGFIFYKPNKNNEKYRLFSIKRILIAYLIYCIIRFFLMPFIIPVSYSLWLMLNINMTIVSLISLLCIVLIINDSNKNMLLGIEMDEKQKKIEKLNSELFNSNNTLISLLDVMPVGIIVCDIKGNIILTNKTSTNILGKNANRLGGRLANSQERAYFLHELDGTEIPLKELPYWETIEKGRVIKDIEMLLRRKDKKERIIIVSSTPIHDENNKITNGVIVLNDITHLKIIEDTLRDGRKISEAFLNGITEVLILVDRKGTILELNETCASAFKLKIEEAKGLNIFDLLLPELKQKMKNCINNFIEGGKKVSFEEKLKEKYFNIVLYPILDNHQQMKKFVVFAKDVTKIKEADKIRNRFIKELANEQQKLEDKNHKLTLLSKQHMATLEVLYKKNEELKVANRSKNSFIANVSHELKTPLNITMTYLEYLLEEQDEELSEEQKEMLKVAYNNADRLQYLINDLLDISLIEAQKINFDFKEINLTTFLNTLITDRNLTIKGKNINIKFSIPQKDIFIITDMFRLRQVVDNILDNAIKFSCEGDIEVSLKEKTNNIDIYVKDNGIGIDQDKMDSIFKPFYQVDDSSKKKYKGVGLGLYISQKIINALGGEISVENNSEQGCCFKVSLPIIESLG